One part of the Pecten maximus chromosome 9, xPecMax1.1, whole genome shotgun sequence genome encodes these proteins:
- the LOC117334810 gene encoding protein PRRC1-like isoform X2, giving the protein MSQVRGHRNEVNGFGLQTGIQSIASGVPQQLTTSSPSPVTVTQVSAPAPVATPYEVSTQIPAEMVPDSPSDIPGGSTGLFGWFSGNRIVSKVMEKTKNSVESMITTLDPGMKEVIRSGGDVVVVVTSTKETKVGAVREAFQTVFGRATVLGMESQANTAAQPVGFTAGLKGAEERIQNIRHKGSLPEGHPIVSVEGFIVEMLPDRWYEISCLLLQDPSQHIELQMFSQPTPIPAEYILKAQDATPSDYPQRWSGLKVTIGQVIEQSQPHIGHADWQNALVGVSRRESLLMAAKSLAYMYKERLPTSFVS; this is encoded by the exons GTTAACCACATCCAGTCCATCACCTGTCACAGTTACACAGGTATCAGCTCCAG CTCCAGTGGCAACACCATATGAAGTAAGCACACAGATTCCTGCGGAGATGGTCCCTGACTCACCATCCGACATTCCAGGGGGCAGCACTGGGCTGTTTGGCTGGTTCTCTGGAAACAGAATAGTATCAAAAGTCATGGAGAAAACTAAG AATTCTGTGGAAAGTATGATAACCACTCTAGACCCAGGAATGAAAGAAGTTATTC GATCTGGAGGAGATGTTGTAGTAGTGGTTACGTCAACAAAAGAAACTAAAGTTGGAGCAGTACGAGAGGCATTCCAGACAGTGTTTGGGCGTGCAACAGTCCTAGGAATG GAAAGTCAAGCTAACACGGCTGCCCAACCTGTAGGCTTTACAGCTGGTCTCAAAGGAGCGGAGGAACGGATACAGAACATACGTCATAAAGGATCACTGCCAGAAGGTCACCCCATAGTGTCTGTGGAGGGGTTTATTGTAGAGATGTTACCTGACAG GTGGTATGAGATCAGCTGTCTACTTCTTCAGGATCCTTCCCAGCACATAGAACTGCAGATGTTTTCTCAACCAACACCAATCCCTGCAGAATACATCCTGAAAGCACAAGATGCCACACCCTCAGACTACCCTCAACGTTGGTCGGGCCTCAAAGTGACCATTGGTCAAGTGATTGAACAGTCTCAACCTCACATTGGACATGCAGATTGGCAGAATGCTCTCGTTGGTGTCAGTAGGCGTGAATCATTATTGATGGCAGCAAAATCCCTTGCCTATATGTATAAAGAAAGACTACCGACATCATTTGTTTCCTGA